In a genomic window of Streptomyces katrae:
- a CDS encoding amidohydrolase family protein, whose protein sequence is MTEDRYTVISADCHAGADLLDYKPYLAKRHHDAFDAWAATYVNPYEDLLADTADRNWNSARRLAELEADGIVAEVVFPNTIPPFFPKASLMAQPPSAAEYELRWAGLQAHNRWLADFCADAPGRRAGVAQILLNDVDAAVKEIRRAREAGLTGGVLLPGVPPGSSVPELYSDAYDPIWAVCEELDVPVNHHGGSASPPLGDEPAARAVFMVETTWFSHRALWHLIFGGAFRRHPGLKLVLTEQGSGWIPGVLQMLDYYHGRLVAASSTAESKFGAGLAESMGKGPSEVWRDNCFVGASFMRPHEVPLRERIGLDKIMWGSDYPHDEGTAPYSREGLRIAYAGLPREEVAAMVGGNAARVYGFDLSLLDAVAAKHGPLVAEIAEPLTEVPPAATSPAFARGGSVRVW, encoded by the coding sequence ATGACGGAGGACCGCTACACGGTCATCTCGGCGGACTGCCACGCGGGCGCCGACCTGCTGGACTACAAGCCGTACCTGGCCAAGCGCCACCACGACGCGTTCGACGCCTGGGCCGCCACGTACGTCAACCCGTACGAGGACCTGCTCGCCGACACCGCCGACCGCAACTGGAACTCGGCGCGCCGGCTGGCGGAGCTGGAGGCGGACGGCATCGTCGCGGAGGTCGTCTTCCCGAACACCATCCCGCCGTTCTTCCCCAAGGCCTCCCTGATGGCCCAGCCCCCGTCGGCCGCCGAGTACGAGCTGCGCTGGGCCGGACTCCAGGCCCACAACCGCTGGCTGGCCGACTTCTGCGCGGACGCACCGGGCCGGCGGGCGGGGGTGGCGCAGATCCTCCTCAACGACGTGGACGCGGCGGTGAAGGAGATCCGCCGTGCCCGTGAGGCCGGGCTGACGGGCGGCGTCCTGCTGCCCGGCGTCCCGCCCGGCTCGTCCGTCCCCGAGCTGTACTCGGACGCGTACGACCCCATCTGGGCGGTCTGCGAGGAACTGGACGTCCCGGTCAACCACCACGGCGGCTCGGCGTCCCCGCCGCTGGGCGACGAGCCCGCCGCCCGGGCCGTCTTCATGGTCGAAACCACCTGGTTCTCGCACCGGGCCCTGTGGCACCTGATCTTCGGCGGCGCCTTCCGCCGCCACCCGGGCCTGAAACTGGTCCTGACGGAACAGGGCTCGGGCTGGATCCCGGGGGTCCTGCAGATGCTGGACTACTACCACGGCCGCCTGGTGGCGGCCTCGTCGACGGCGGAGTCCAAGTTCGGGGCGGGGCTGGCGGAGTCCATGGGCAAGGGCCCGAGCGAGGTGTGGCGGGACAACTGCTTCGTGGGAGCGAGCTTCATGCGCCCCCACGAGGTCCCGCTGCGGGAGCGGATCGGCCTCGACAAGATCATGTGGGGCAGCGACTACCCCCACGACGAGGGCACCGCCCCCTACTCCCGCGAGGGCCTGCGCATCGCGTACGCGGGGCTCCCGAGGGAGGAGGTCGCGGCCATGGTGGGCGGCAACGCCGCCCGGGTGTACGGGTTCGACCTGTCCCTGCTGGACGCGGTGGCGGCGAAACACGGACCGCTGGTCGCGGAGATCGCCGAGCCCCTGACGGAGGTCCCGCCGGCCGCCACCAGCCCGGCCTTCGCCCGAGGGGGCTCGGTCCGGGTCTGGTGA